A single genomic interval of uncultured Sunxiuqinia sp. harbors:
- a CDS encoding 4Fe-4S binding protein, translated as MAYVISDECIACGTCIDECPVDAIAEGDIYTIDADLCTDCGSCAEVCPVDAISIAE; from the coding sequence ATGGCTTATGTAATTTCAGATGAGTGCATTGCATGCGGAACATGTATTGATGAATGTCCAGTTGACGCTATTGCTGAAGGTGATATTTATACAATTGACGCAGATCTTTGTACCGATTGTGGCTCTTGTGCCGAAGTTTGCCCGGTTGACGCGATTTCGATTGCCGAATAA
- the nth gene encoding endonuclease III: MQKKERYQRVIEYFQKAMPIAETELEYGNPYELLVAVILSAQCTDKRVNQITPELFKRFPKPEQLAEVEPAEVFDYIRSCSYPNNKAKHLVGMARMLVGDFDGVVPDDVAELQKLPGVGRKTANVIASVVYEKPAFAVDTHVFRVANRIGLTTNSKTPLATEQELMKYFPGEIVPLAHHWLILHGRYTCLARTPKCNNCGLTEVCKYFEKQQKVERSK, encoded by the coding sequence ATGCAAAAGAAAGAGCGTTACCAGCGAGTAATTGAGTATTTTCAAAAAGCTATGCCAATTGCGGAAACCGAGTTGGAATATGGCAATCCCTATGAACTATTAGTTGCTGTTATTTTATCGGCTCAGTGTACCGACAAGCGGGTCAATCAGATAACTCCAGAGTTGTTTAAGCGATTTCCTAAGCCCGAGCAACTGGCCGAAGTTGAGCCTGCTGAAGTGTTTGATTATATTCGTTCATGTTCCTATCCGAACAACAAAGCCAAGCACTTAGTGGGCATGGCTAGAATGCTGGTTGGCGATTTTGATGGGGTAGTGCCTGACGATGTAGCAGAACTACAAAAGCTCCCGGGGGTTGGACGAAAGACTGCCAACGTGATTGCGTCGGTTGTTTATGAGAAGCCGGCTTTTGCAGTCGATACACATGTTTTTCGCGTGGCCAACCGAATAGGGCTGACGACAAATTCGAAAACACCATTGGCTACTGAGCAAGAATTGATGAAGTATTTCCCGGGTGAGATTGTTCCTTTAGCGCACCACTGGCTTATTTTGCACGGACGCTATACTTGCTTGGCACGAACTCCCAAGTGCAACAATTGTGGATTAACTGAAGTTTGCAAATACTTTGAAAAGCAGCAAAAAGTAGAACGTTCAAAATAG
- a CDS encoding ABC-F family ATP-binding cassette domain-containing protein, translating to MIPYLQAEAISKRYGEQMLFEAISFTIFKDQKVALIAKNGAGKTTLMEIIAGLDTPDEGQITVTNDIKIGYLKQDPDLNENLTVLQEALRSDNPALDVIAQFEAAVTHNNQKEIEQLTTKMEELNAWDFEVRVKQVLSQLKINDFDQPIQELSGGQRKRLALANVLVNEPDLLLLDEPTNHLDLDMIEWLEAYLEKTNCTLFMVTHDRYFLDRVCNEIIEIDQNQTYDYQGNYSYYLEKRQERIEQQQASTEKAKNLLRTEQEWMRRMPKARSHKAKYRVDAFHDLKEKASQARQEDNLELNVASARLGNKILELENVSKGYGDLKLITDFSYKFSRFEKVGIVGKNGTGKSTFLNVITGGVAPDSGSIDWGQTIKIGYYRQAGIEFKPNEKVIDVIKNIAEVVEFEGGQKMTASQLLTRFLFPPEVQYNFVEKLSGGERRRLYLCTILMGNPNFLILDEPTNDLDIMTLNVLEDYLSAFGGCVVIVSHDRYFMDKIVDHLFVFDGEGSIRDFPGNYTIYRNQLEAEEEFRKKAEAASKPKPIQEKPKAKSSQKMSFSEKREFEQLEQTIKELETEKNELELAMNSGELSNDDLIEKSNRFSQITNKLDEKEMRWLELSEKN from the coding sequence ATGATCCCTTATTTACAAGCTGAGGCTATTTCTAAACGCTATGGAGAACAAATGTTGTTCGAGGCTATTTCATTTACCATTTTTAAAGACCAGAAAGTAGCTTTAATTGCAAAGAATGGTGCTGGAAAAACCACGCTTATGGAGATCATAGCCGGATTGGATACGCCTGATGAAGGTCAGATTACGGTGACCAACGATATTAAGATTGGCTACTTGAAACAAGACCCCGATTTAAACGAAAACCTAACGGTATTGCAGGAAGCCCTCCGGTCAGACAATCCGGCACTGGATGTAATTGCCCAATTTGAGGCCGCTGTAACGCACAACAATCAAAAGGAAATTGAACAGCTAACCACAAAAATGGAAGAGCTGAATGCCTGGGACTTTGAAGTCCGTGTTAAGCAGGTTTTGAGTCAGCTGAAGATTAATGATTTCGATCAGCCTATCCAGGAACTTTCGGGTGGTCAGAGAAAACGATTGGCATTAGCCAACGTATTGGTAAACGAACCCGACTTGCTCTTGCTGGATGAGCCTACCAACCACTTGGATTTAGATATGATTGAATGGTTGGAAGCCTATCTGGAGAAAACCAATTGTACCTTGTTTATGGTAACACACGACCGTTATTTTCTCGACCGCGTTTGTAACGAAATCATTGAAATTGACCAGAACCAAACATACGACTATCAAGGCAATTACAGCTATTACCTGGAAAAGAGACAGGAGCGGATTGAACAACAGCAAGCATCGACAGAAAAAGCAAAAAACCTGTTGCGCACCGAGCAGGAATGGATGCGAAGAATGCCCAAAGCACGCAGCCATAAAGCCAAATACCGGGTTGATGCATTTCATGATTTAAAAGAAAAAGCCAGTCAAGCCCGGCAAGAAGACAACCTGGAGTTGAATGTTGCATCAGCTCGCCTGGGAAATAAAATACTTGAGTTGGAAAACGTTTCAAAGGGATATGGCGATTTAAAATTAATAACCGATTTCAGCTATAAATTTTCGCGGTTTGAGAAAGTTGGAATCGTCGGAAAAAACGGAACCGGAAAATCAACTTTTCTCAATGTGATCACCGGTGGTGTGGCTCCCGATTCCGGCTCCATTGATTGGGGACAGACTATTAAAATTGGGTACTATCGTCAGGCAGGTATTGAGTTTAAACCGAATGAAAAAGTCATCGACGTTATTAAAAACATTGCCGAAGTTGTCGAGTTTGAAGGCGGCCAGAAAATGACGGCCAGTCAATTGCTGACGCGTTTCCTGTTTCCACCTGAGGTTCAATATAACTTTGTGGAGAAACTGAGCGGCGGCGAACGTCGTCGGCTTTACCTGTGTACCATTTTGATGGGAAACCCTAACTTCCTGATTCTGGATGAGCCGACCAACGATTTAGACATCATGACTCTGAATGTGCTGGAAGATTATCTGTCCGCTTTTGGTGGTTGTGTGGTTATTGTTTCGCACGATCGTTATTTCATGGATAAAATTGTTGATCACCTTTTTGTATTTGATGGAGAAGGATCAATTCGCGATTTTCCGGGTAATTATACCATTTACCGAAATCAGCTTGAAGCAGAGGAAGAATTTCGTAAAAAAGCTGAAGCCGCATCGAAACCAAAGCCAATTCAAGAAAAGCCAAAAGCAAAATCTTCTCAAAAGATGAGCTTTAGCGAGAAGCGCGAGTTTGAACAACTAGAGCAAACCATCAAAGAATTGGAAACCGAAAAGAATGAATTGGAACTAGCCATGAACTCTGGAGAACTTTCAAACGACGATTTAATCGAAAAATCAAACCGCTTCTCTCAAATAACCAATAAATTGGACGAGAAAGAAATGCGCTGGTTGGAATTGAGCGAAAAGAATTAA